A stretch of the Polyangiaceae bacterium genome encodes the following:
- a CDS encoding purine-binding chemotaxis protein CheW: MVGDVHYAVPIASVREIVNPLPLTVLPHSPLAVAGVANHRGTVIPVVDLRARFGLPPAADQRRAKWILVEVEDHTVGLMVDSVTEVFGTGGAELGPPPNLGGGDDARGILGVASHSDSLVFVLDVARFEAMVAPLALPGLVGSGDAL; the protein is encoded by the coding sequence ATGGTCGGCGACGTGCACTACGCGGTACCGATCGCGTCGGTGCGCGAGATCGTGAACCCCCTGCCACTGACGGTTCTCCCGCACTCGCCGCTCGCAGTCGCGGGAGTCGCCAACCATCGCGGCACCGTCATTCCGGTGGTCGATCTGCGGGCGCGCTTCGGGCTACCCCCCGCCGCCGATCAGCGTCGCGCGAAGTGGATCTTGGTCGAGGTGGAGGACCACACGGTGGGTCTGATGGTGGACAGCGTCACCGAGGTGTTCGGGACGGGGGGCGCCGAGCTCGGCCCACCGCCGAACCTGGGCGGGGGCGACGACGCTCGGGGCATCCTGGGTGTGGCCAGCCACTCCGACAGCCTGGTGTTCGTGCTCGACGTCGCGCGCTTCGAGGCGATGGTCGCTCCTCTCGCCCTTCCGGGACTCGTCGGTTCTGGAGACGCTTTGTGA
- a CDS encoding purine-binding chemotaxis protein CheW: MADLVKAGGRGLQRRAHAGPVREFLALALGGEQYGVELTAIREILSPPPVTFVPRAPSSVLGVCSVRGLLVTVVDLRRRLGLGQAVSTRRTRILLTTGPSDEVFGVLVDEVRQVVRLSEAELELSGSVLGDDVAEHVLGIGRPKPGDDVIILLDLGRIVGHLPEGS, from the coding sequence GTGGCTGATCTGGTCAAGGCTGGCGGGCGAGGCCTGCAGCGCCGCGCGCACGCCGGGCCGGTGCGCGAGTTCCTGGCGCTCGCCCTGGGGGGCGAGCAATACGGCGTCGAGCTGACGGCCATCCGCGAGATCTTGAGCCCGCCGCCGGTGACCTTCGTGCCGCGCGCGCCGAGCTCGGTGCTCGGCGTGTGCAGCGTGCGCGGCCTCCTCGTCACGGTGGTCGACCTCAGGCGCCGCCTGGGGCTGGGGCAAGCGGTCTCGACGCGCCGAACGCGCATTCTTCTGACCACGGGCCCCTCGGACGAAGTGTTCGGCGTTCTGGTCGACGAAGTGAGACAAGTGGTGCGGCTGTCGGAGGCCGAGCTCGAGCTGTCGGGGAGCGTGCTCGGTGACGACGTCGCCGAGCACGTGCTCGGCATCGGGCGGCCGAAGCCCGGGGACGACGTGATCATCCTGCTCGACCTGGGACGGATCGTGGGTCACTTGCCGGAGGGCAGCTGA